aaaaaaaaaaaaaaatctcctctgtGAAAGGATCCtggcccagcaccctcagcacctCTCAGCACCCTTTGCTTTACTCAGAAGATGCTGTTTGAAGTCCATTGCACAATGTTGCCCCATGCTTAGGGGATTTTAAGGGTCCCTCCTTGTCAGAAATTcccaaatttttttcctggaaatcaATGGCTGTGCTGTTATCAGAGCTGTGCTTTTCCTCTCACTTGTCCCATACAGGAAAGGTACACCTGgagctttctgtctttttcctctccctgatTTTTGGGGTGATTCCTTTTTCAGGGGGGAAGGTGTGTGGGGGAGagatttttcatagaatcctagaatcctagaatgggctgggttggaagggacctcagagctcatcaagtccaacccttgctccactccccccgtggttcccagcccatggcacggagtgccacatccaggctcttttgaaatatctccagggatggagaatccaccccttccctgggcagcccattccaatgcctgagcaccctctctgtaaagaatttcttcctaatatccaacctaaacctcccctggcagagctgaagctctgccaggggaggtttaggttggatattaggaaaaacttcttaagcccatggcctcttgtcttgctgagagttgcctgggaaaagagcccaacccccccctggctccaacctcctttcagggagttggagagagtgatgaggtctcccctgagcctcctcttctccagcctcaacacccccagctccctcagcccttcctcacaggacttgtgctggatcccttcccagcctccttgctcttctctggacctgctccagcacctcaagctccttcctgagctgaggggcccagaactggacacaggactcaagctgtggcctccccagggctgagcacaggggcagaatcccttccctggacctgctggccacgctgttgGGGTGTTAGGAATTAAACACCAATGAAGCAACAGCTCTCCTTCCATAGCACTCCTCTCCCTGCCAAGCTTTTGAGTGAAAATTCAACATTGTTTTCCCCCATTTTTCTGAAGGGGGCAAGGAACACAAGGGGCTTGTCTTCCCTCTGGAAATAAAGAACTTTTAAATCCAGCTGTTGGAAAGCCCAGGAGGGATAAAGCACTTTGGATATTTTGCTTAGCAGTGGCAGTGGGGAatgaggaaaggggaagagcaGGATGAGCATTTCCCTGAGTAACCTGGGAGGAAAACAACCACCTTGTCTCTGCTCAGACTGCACCAGGTTGAGCATCAAGTAAGAATGGGATTTGTCCCagtgaaagcagaatttctctCTGTTTGTTTCACCTGCCCTTGGCTGGACATCTCTGATGGATTTTGGGGCCACCTCCTCCAGGCTTGGAAATCCTTGGAAACACCTCCCTGAATTCCCTCTGCATCCCATCTCAGCCAGGTCCCAGTTGGCCTCACCCCACACAATGCACTCACCAAACACcttgggggttttgttggttttttaaatttttcttttccaggaaatTACGTGGGAAACTTTCTCTTGCAGGAGCTTAAGTTACATTCTCATCCTTCCTGGAAGTTTTCCTCTTGAATCATGCACTTGTCCTTTGCATAACCTCAGACCTGTGTGTTACTCCTACAGAGGAGCAATGGAATTACAAATTACAAAGGAATTACTCCAAGAAGGGGTTGGCAAACAGGGACCTTGGTCTGTAGCAAACCTCCCAGGCCAGGCTGCTTTTTCCCTGGATCCCAGGGGCATTGAAAGGAGAGTTTGGTCTCTTCCTTTCACCCCTCtcagctgcccagagaggtgtcAGGGATGGCACTTGGTGCCACTCTGGTCACAGTGTCCTGAGCCCTGGGAGAAGAACCAGGGATGCTCCAAGCATGGATTGGGAAGGAATGGGGCTCATCCTGAGctgggcagctggcagaggaaaactgaaacaggcacagagcagagaattCAAGTGCCCAACCACGGGCTGGCTGAGAAATCATGGCAATCACAGGACTTTTCCTtgcagaaaacacagatttccTTGTGGAAAATCAGCACTGTCCTTCCCGAGAAAGCTCAGGCATTGCAGAtgggctgctccttccctccttccctccttccttccttccttccttccttcctcccttccttccttccttccttccttccttccttccttccttccttccttccttccttccttccagccccctgagctgctggaaagcaggaaaaccCCTCAGCCCCTGGGGCTCTTTGGCCCCTGTAGCTGCAGGAAAGTGTCATaaaatgcagcagctcctgaaatgaagaaaaaatgaaattccttCCTCTGGATTCCATATTGCCAAAGCTCTCATCCCAGCCCCTGTGAAGGTTCAGCTGCTTCCTTTGTTTATGAGGTgaaggatgggttttttttcagctcgtgttggatttttttttaattttctcctaaAGGTCTGttgctctttttatttgaagtctGAAAACTCTTTGTACTCTTAACATCAGCTTTTAGCAGCTGGGCTTTTCATTAAAGGTGCTGATAGGTCATGTGTTATCACAGGTGACCTTCAAGACCAGTAAAGGGCAGGTTTTGATCCTGAAGGTGGTGGTGAGAAAAGAtgcagctctcctcccagcatCATTCCAGGTGAGGGTGGCTCCTTTCCATGTCTCTTTCTTCCAGCTGTGGCATCTCAGGGATGGTTTGAGgactttgcttttccttggcCAGTGAGTCCTCCTGTGCTGGGTGTAGAAATGCCTGATTTAGAGTCCCAGAAGTGTCCAGACCAGACCTGACTTAAGGGCTGCCCATCAGATGtctcctgctcttttttttttttttttttgggtgtatTCCTGGTATTTCTGACCAGGCTGTTGCTTCTCAGGTGGAGGAGCTGAAAAGCATCCTGGCTACACCTGAGTGCTCAAATCCTACTTCTGGATCCCATGGGATTCAGTGAGGGATTGATCCAGCCACTTGTCCTACTGGAACACACTGCAATTGAGTTACTCCTGGTCCATattgataaaaaaaagaaaacccttccCTGGGGGATTATTTCTCCTGGGGATTTTACTCCCTGCTCTCATCATGCACACAGCTGAGCAATAAATACTTGGAGGCACTAAAGCTGCAGGGAATGTAGAGTTTGGAGAAATCTTTAAGTTTTGAAGGATGAAACAGCAATTCTAGAATTTATTCCCTGCATTCTAGACCCATGTGGCAAAACCTTTTACTTGTTCCTACTTAAATTTCAACAGATGAAATGCATTTACAAGCATGCCAGAGTTCTGAAGCTGAGCCCCAGAGTCTCTGATTTTCAGTTCTGGTGTCTTTCATTCTGAAACTCCCAGGTACTGCTGCTGCATACAAATCATTAAAGTGCTTGCACTTCATCCTGCATTAACTTCTAGGTCAGGTAAGCTACAGTGCAAGAGACTGTGTTATGAAAAAAGCATTGTTACTACATTTACTAAAAAATGTAGTAACTGTCTGGGACTGTCCCTTCCTTTCTGGGACACACAGAGAGCATTTtgtgtccccagagcagctctttgGGGTGATGTTCCTCAGGTTCTGTGTGGCCTCCCTGGCTGCAAAACCAGAGGAACTTCTCATGGAGGAACTTCCTTGGTCTTGTCCAAGCTGGGCAGTCCCTTCCTCTATGTTATTTGTTCATTTATGATCTCATTTGTGCCTTGTAAAAggactaaagaaaaaaaaaacaaccccacaccACCAAAACCCCACGTAACTGTTGTCCTCAAATATGATGTAAATAAATACTGATGATGAAATAGCAGCACCCAGTGATACTTTctgagttttatttcttctgggcagacccctcccacccctctgttAATAATTAGACCTAAGAAGGTTCCAGTTTATGGCAGGATGACGtggaagcagaaggagatgTGAACTCAACGGTGTCAGGAAAACAGACTTGGTGGTTTTTCAAAAAGTGTTCTCAAATATATCCAGCCAAGAAGTGGAATTAATGCCCTCTTCCAACCtgtccttcccccagcacagtCCTGACCCGTCAGGGTttggggaaggagaggcagaaatgTTGTTGAGTAATGATCTGGAGGCCACCTGGCATGGCCCTTCCTTGGGTTTCCTGGCTGGTGTCACCTCAGAGTGATCCGAGGTGACTCATTAGATCAATCTCTTGAGTTTCTTGTCACCAAACGTGACAGGGAGGCTGTGCTGACAGCTGATCCTCAGAGCTCCCCAGGATGACACCACAAGTGCTGCTGTCTCGGGGTGGTTTGTGCCCATCTGTGGGCATGATGATGACCTTTGGTTCTGCACCTTGCtttcctttattattattattattattatcattattattattattattattatttcctttcattatCAAGTTCTGAGTAGTTTTACTCACAGTTTGCTCACTGGAGATCCCTGGCACCAGCCAAGCCCCCCTGGAAGCAGCGTGCCCGGCTCCTCAGCCAACTTCCCAATCCTCCCTGTGGTTTCACCTTCCCCTCGTCACATTTGGTCACATTTTCCACCTTTCCCTTCTTGCTCGAATCCTCTGAGAACACTCAGAGAGGACATTGAGTTCTTCATTGTCCTTGGCTTTGGTTTGTGTTTGCTCTGAGGCAGGAACCCAACCACCTCTGCTTCTCCGAGAGCCTCGGCACGGGGCAGGCCCAGCCCTGGCTCAGCTGCCCAGGAGAAACCTGGAAGCAAGGATAGAGGGGACTCAGGGAAGGGTTTTGTCCCCTCAAGGGCTGGAAGCTTCTAGAGGAGTTTATTCTAAAGAATAAATGGGGTGCCTGAAGCTGGCTCTCAACAAACTGAGCCAGGGTGGATGAACAGAAtccaggagggagctgagatCCAGGgggaggtggtgctgagggtgctggggtaATGCTTGGGCTTGATGATCCTAAAGGCCTTTTCCAAACAAACCCATGTGTCCtcagggcagctcctgcctggctttGTGAGGCAGGAAGTGCCCTGGTGATGCCATCCAAGGGATTTCCCCACCAACCCCACAGCTCCAGGATGCTCCCCACACACACGACTCCCTCTTCCCAACAGAGAacatccctggggatgctcaAGGTGAGGtgtgaggaggctctgagcaccctgaccTGGGTGAGGatgtccctgatactgcaggggttggactgggtgacctggagaggtcccttccaacctaaattattccCTGTATTCCAACTGCACCAAAACCACTTCCTTTATCCCTAAAGCTGCTGTGTAGGAACAGCCTCAGGTGCTCAGGAAACCCCaagccctgctcagcaccttTTCTGGCCATGCAGAGGGCACTTGGCAAGTTTCCTATTCAGGTTTATCAGAGGAAAATCcccccacagctcctcctgagAGCTTTTGAGCAACCAGGAATGCAGGGGAAGGCTGAGCCCTCCAACTGGGGCTGCTACAATGACCAGGCTTTCATTGGGGCTGCTTCAAAGAGGGGGCAGGACCCAGAAGATTGAGGTTTGATCACACAGTTCCTATCATTCAGGTCATAACCTGAGGCTCAGGTTCAGGCAGAGGACAGGGCTGGAATTCCCagtggggggggtggtggggacacTGGTTTGATGTggggcagagcacagggagctgAGTCTCCATCCCCTATTTACACCTTTAGGGCTTTTTTCAGTTCATCCTTTTCTCTCGGTACCTGCCAGGAATTTCTGAGAGCAGGGAGACAGGGGATGCAGCTCCCAGGAATCCCTTGGAAGTGAAGGATCTCAGGAGATGGGAAGCAGAGGTCAGGCTGGGCAGGTTTGCCCCCTGCCCTGTTCTCAGCCAGgttctggagctgcagggacacatcccTGGAAATCTGCTTGGAGTGTTGCTGCCCCAGGGATgcctcagaatcacagaaagtcaggaGGGAAGGGACCCCAGGGGTCCCCTGGTCCAACCCTTTTCCTGTTCCTATTTACCTGAGatgttgagctgagacttcaaacttcccaTAAAAGTGGGGGAACACATCACTTGGAACCCATCGCTTCCCTTGGGAAGAATCCCAGGGCCTGACTGTCCTTAGAGTGGAAAATTTACCTCATGGATTCACACAGAACCCTGCTGGGAGCAACTTGTTCCCAttgccccttccctgctcctgatCCCAaccccagggatccagcaggGGAGGTCCCAGCCTGAACTCTGCCCCCGCAGCCTctggagggagggcaggggagaagcaggagggagttttgcagcactgcagaattTCTGCCCTGGTTTATGGGTGGAGGAGGAAGCTCTGGGACTCCTGAGccctccccttcttctcccGAGTATTTAAAGTGGGAAAAACCCCTGCCCAGAGTCACATCTCTGCTTGgctgccccagagctggagggaggaagaTGAGCTGCAGCAGGTACCCCGTGGAGGTGAAGGCTGTGGGCTTGATGcaatgcagaaagcagaaggtacttccatctttttaatttttaatttaaaaaaaaaccttaattttaaaataatttttaaaaaaaaattttacatttttttttttcctcttaactTACAAATCAAAAAACAGAATCAAAACCTTTTGGAGTCCCTCTCACAAAAGGATACCAGCTCATTCCCAGCAATATTGGGATTACAGCTCTGTGATCCAGGACAGGGGGCTGGGACTTCTTTTAGAATAGTCTTAAGATGATAAGAAAATCGTTATCTTGGAGCCTGCTGTCCTTCTGCTCACAGCATCACAAATTTCTACTGATTTGAACAACAATTATCCATTGGGGGCCCTAAAATTCTGGAAAATtcactttaaatttttaatgtgaCAGCCTTGCAGCCCCAAAGCCAGAACTGAACCATGGGGCCTGGCAAATGCTGATGGCTTGAGAGCACCCCATAAAGAAAACActgtaattaaataataataataataataataataataatgatgcacttttcctttttcatcccCCAGAACTACATGATGTTTGTGTCTTGGTCAGATCAGAACAACATTCTCATCTACAGGACATTTGAAGACTTTAAGAGGTTCCATGTAAGTGAACATTGCCCTGCCAAGAGGATTCCTGtccaggggagggggggaaaaagcccAGATGTGTCTCAGGGCTGGAAAACATCTCtgttccctcctcttcctcacttcTAGAAAGACCTGAAGAGAAAATTCCCCCTCGAGAGTGGCTCACTCAGGAGATCTGACAGGACAATCCCCAGGCTTAAAGGTAATGGGGAGGAAATCTCTGCTGGGGACTCCTGCCTGGCACCAGCCTCAGCCCCTGACTTTcctctggggcagagcagcagctcaggacatggtgctgctgggtgacaGCCACGTGCTTCAGTCTGGCACTGGCTCAAAAATAACCCAGAAAGATGATTTTAGGAGATTATTGCGTTTTGTGAATTAATATCACACTTGAACACTGGCCTGGAGTTCCTTGGATGTTTATGTGGGAACAAAACATCCAAAAGATAATTTTTGGAGGCTCAAAAATGGGAACAAAGATCATTTTTGGAGGCTCAAAAATGGTCTTGGGCACTGTgtaaagggacagggaggcaCAAGCTGCTGGGGTCTCAGCTTCTTGCAGTTTGGGCTTGCAGAGGGAAGGTGGGGGGTGAGGGTACCCCCATCCATGTCCAGGCAAAAGATGCTCTCAGGGCCCCAGATCCAGCCTTGCCTTACACCAACTTTGCTCCTGGTGTTTTACAGAAGCCAAAGCAAAGCTGAGGATGAGTGGGAAGCTGGACAAGTGCTTGGAGATCCTGAAACTGCTGGAAACTtactgccaggagctgctgaacaAGGATGCTGAAATCTCCCAGGGGGAAGATGTGGTTCAGTTTTTCAAGGCACGGACCCAAGACCTGGATCCCTCTTTTCCTGAAAACAGGTATGGAATCCTGGGGGTTGGTTTGCTTGTGTCTTCATGCCACAGGAACATTACAGGGAGAACCAAGTCAGACAGgggggcagcagagcagggaatggCTGTGTCTGGTTCCTGAGCTTTTCTGAGCCTCCTGCATAGCTGGTTTTTACCAAAATCCATACCAATTCCACGTGAGTTTTCAGTAAACTGCTTTTGACTTTTCAGCGTGGTCATTATGCCCTCAGAAattggaggggaaaagaaaaaccagtgtgggcagcagcagctcccctcCATCACCCACCCCCAGGTGTCCCAGAGCTACAGGTGCATTGAAACCTTTGAAACCAAAGACACCAAGAACAAGGCTTTCAAAGTCACCAAGAAGGAAATTGTGGAAGTGTTGATCAAGGATATGACAGGTGTGTGTCACAGGATGGGGGGTAGGGATGAATTGGGAGcagttttggggggtttgtaCCTGTGGTTTTGCTCACCTGGCtttggaggggagggaagaggctgCTCCAGTCCAGGGAATATGGTGAAACCTCTGCTTGCAGGCTGctaaaaacctttattttttttctttgtctgtttGCTGCAGGGTGGTGGCTGGTGGAAAATGCAGACAAGCAGCTTGCCTGGTTCCCAGCCTCATACCTGGAAGAGCTTGATGCCCACAAAGACATCCAGAGTGCCCTGAGCTCCGAGGAGGAGGGGGGTAAGTCTGCTGCTCATCCCTGGGGCACCACAGGGGGGGaattttcattcagaaaatGAGTTCTGCAAAAACCCCACCACTTCCACCACTGCTCAGAGGTTCTGCCTGGATCTCTGGAGCTCCAACTCTTCTGtcagctgtggggctgtgatctgtcctcctgcagctctcacttagtgcagcagcagcctctcctccttccccagcccaacccctcttcctcctctcctccaggcaCTCTGTACTTCGTGGCACGGCCCTACAAGTCCCAGAAGGCAGATGAGCTCTCCCTGAACAacggggtggtggtggaggtggtCAGGAGGTCTGATGATGGCTGGTGGCTCATCAGGTGAGGAGGTTTTTCTGAAGCTCTCAGTCCCTCgggcagctgctcagctgctgcagctccttcttgCTGGCTCCTCTCTGGGTggtttttccccttcctcagctccaggggcTGAGGCCTCacctgcttcccagctgctctgctccctccccttgctctgagctggcagcagggctcCTCTCAGGGTGGCTTCTCCTCCTCAGGTACAATGGCCACACTGGCTACCTGCCCTCCATGTGCCTCCGGCCCTACAAGAACCCTCACCACAAGCTCCAGACCATCATAACTTGTGGGATCAACACCTCCACCCCcaacctctgctcctccctggggGTTCCCCATCCCCGGGGTGAGGAGGGAGgacagcacaggctgcagcctgGCTCTTCCCTGGACCAGACTGAAGAGGATGGGAGCTCTCTGAGAAGCAGCTCAAGGTCTCTGCCCAGGGCCAgctccagcccagagctggagtCAGACAGTTTGTCCCTCAGCTCAGGGaccagcagggagcaggaccCCCAGCTCAGCTGGCAGCCTGACTTCTCCAGATCCCTGCCTGACGTGGAGCAGCCCAGGAGCTCTCTtgcccctggggacaccttggcCACACACAGCAGCAAGTCCCCACGCCTCACCCGCAAGGACAGGAAAGATTCAGGCTTCGTGGAGTCCTCTGCAGCTGATTTCAGTCCCTCCCTCACTGACCCAGACTCTGCCACCGGTGTCCCCAAGGTGCCCACGCGGCCCTCGGCCCACGAGATCCTCCAGAGGTGCAGCACAGTCACCAAGAGAGCTGTGCAGcaatcttcctcctcctcctcctccaggccagccccctccccagctctgctccctctccccagtGTGCATTAATGTCCCCTGGGAGGCACAgacccagccctgggcaccctcACCCACCCAGTCCCCCCAGGAGCCGTGGGCAGGGTCAGGGCTTTCCCAGATCCTgatgaaaacacacaaacacctccctggggaacaccaaTCCCTGCTGAAACTCCCCAAAAAAGCCAGGAGAGGCTTTGCTGGAGTGACTGGGAGAGGATTGAGTGGTTTCATCTCTGGTGGTCTAAGCTCAGGGGCACTCAGGTTCAGTTTGTTCTCCCTGGGGTGCAGCAAGGGAAAATTTCACAGGGTTTCTTGAGTTTTCCCCCTactggggctggcagagctgcagccacccCAGAGGACAGGGATGACACCCAGACAGAGCAGGTGACTCTCAAGTCACCCAAGAAATCCAGAACTACAGTTACATgcatggggcagggatgggaattTATGATCATTTATCCAAACCCATTTTTTGgctcgttttttttttttaaaactctttgacttttggggtttctttgaGGTTGGgaggtttgtgttttctttttaaagcttagATGAGCTGGGCTGGTGGAGAACTGACCCCCAAATCCCTGAGTTGGCTGGACCTGCTGAAAGGCTGTGAGAGCAGCTGAACCTCTTAGCTCTGACCATTccctccaggagctctgtgcagGCTCTGTGCAGTTGGTTGTTTTCCAGCTGGGCAAGAGGAGCTTCATGAACAAAATATTCCCCTTTCAAGGGGGACTTACAGTTAATGAAACCTCTAACAATGCTCAGCCTAAACTCATTTGTTAGATTTGAGTTAGACACTTACAGGAAAATGTAAGACTTTTCTGTAGGTGGCtacctttgattttttttctccatgtatctgtgaagttttttttaaacaagccGTTTAACCAACTTCTAAGGTGTTTAtgttattctgtattttatacatttttgtttctgaaataaaacacacaaatatCTATGAAGACTGCTTGATTTTCTATAAGGATTTGCCTGCTGGGGAAATAAATTACCCTTATCTTGCTCCCAGGTGCTAACATTTGGGGTGAGCAACAGGTGACAGAAACaagtaaagaaaatactgaatatcCCCAGTGCCTGGGGGCTTTGGGATGTGGTACAACATTCCCAGTGGTGTCTCCCAACTTTACTGGGAATTAAAAGACTTTATAAAGACCAACTGCTTGCTCAGAGCCAGGTTTTACCTTTTCTCCAAACTTGGTGTTAAATGTCTGGACAAAACACAGGGAggtgaaaagcaaaaggaatggtcccatcctctcctgcagcccctgggagaTGGAAACCCTGGAGTTTTTTTAGAAATTTgagctttaaaaatttattataaaaCAGAGGAACAGTCCCAGTTGCCATACCTGGTGGGGAAGCAGTTTGGACTCTCCCCTCCAAGCAGAGAGGCCTCACAACACCTTGTCCTCCTGTGGGGCCATGTCAGCCAGCCTCATGTTCTGCCACATGAAATCCAGGAACATGGAAGCCTGGAGCAACCTGCTCAGCCTCTGGAAATGCCTCTCTGCCAGGAGAGAAAGGCAAAGGTTGGTATTGGAAGAGAGAAAGCTCAAAAAGTCAGGTGGGGGTAGGGGGCAAGAATCTTTCTCCTTAGAGCAAGGCAAACAGGGAATATTCTGAAGACAGGAGGAGAGCTCAGGACTCACCAGTGTAAGGCAGCAGGGACTCCACAGCAGATTTAATGCCCGAGTACTGCAGGAGGGTGTCTGGGGCTTCGTGCTTCAGGAGGGTCTCAATGACAGCCTGGGCCTCGTGGCAGTTCCTGGAGTTGGTGTTCCAGGTCACCAGGAATGTCAGCACTGCCTCTAGGGACAGGCAGGAGACACCAAGGTAGCAAAGAGCTCCCACACATCAGGACTGATCAAGgcccagagcaggggctggcaccaggagcagcaccagAACTGACACTGCTCAGGCAAAACACTGAGCCCGGGAgactccttttcctttgttaaGAAAAGG
The sequence above is a segment of the Heliangelus exortis chromosome 17, bHelExo1.hap1, whole genome shotgun sequence genome. Coding sequences within it:
- the NOXO1 gene encoding NADPH oxidase organizer 1, producing MGGGGSSGTPEPSPSSPEYLKWEKPLPRVTSLLGCPRAGGRKMSCSRYPVEVKAVGLMQCRKQKNYMMFVSWSDQNNILIYRTFEDFKRFHKDLKRKFPLESGSLRRSDRTIPRLKEAKAKLRMSGKLDKCLEILKLLETYCQELLNKDAEISQGEDVVQFFKARTQDLDPSFPENSVVIMPSEIGGEKKNQCGQQQLPSITHPQVSQSYRCIETFETKDTKNKAFKVTKKEIVEVLIKDMTGWWLVENADKQLAWFPASYLEELDAHKDIQSALSSEEEGGTLYFVARPYKSQKADELSLNNGVVVEVVRRSDDGWWLIRYNGHTGYLPSMCLRPYKNPHHKLQTIITCGINTSTPNLCSSLGVPHPRGEEGGQHRLQPGSSLDQTEEDGSSLRSSSRSLPRASSSPELESDSLSLSSGTSREQDPQLSWQPDFSRSLPDVEQPRSSLAPGDTLATHSSKSPRLTRKDRKDSGFVESSAADFSPSLTDPDSATGVPKVPTRPSAHEILQRCSTVTKRAVQQSSSSSSSRPAPSPALLPLPSVH